One Orcinus orca chromosome 8, mOrcOrc1.1, whole genome shotgun sequence genomic window, actgttgtggcctctcccactgcagagcacaggctccagacacgcagactcagtggccatggctcatgggcccagctgctctgcggcatgtgggatcttcctggaccagggcacgaacccatgtcccctgcatcagcaggtggactctcaaccactgtgccaccagggaagccctcacataagttttttgttttttgttttttaatctgtgtactgTCTGCTgtcctgattgggtgatttccatttttctatcttccaggtcacttattcattcttttgaattattcattctgctgttcattgcctttagctcagctttcatATCTGCaaatatgttttctaatttttcttggtttctCTCTATAGTTTCTAGTCCCTTTTTACAGTACTCTGCATTTCTgtcaatagcctttcttaattccttcagtatttttattatctcctttttgaaatcAGTGTCtgttagactgaagaggtctgcTTCAGTGTTCATTCAGGGGAATGCGCTGGGTCATTTAACTGGGAGTGGTTCCTTTGCTTCTTCatgttacttatatttctcttactctgtaagttaaggagaaacaattatctactgtggtctaGGAGAACTATGTATATGTGGTTTCATCCCTGTGTAGCTTGTGTGGGTTTAATAAATCTGGTGTGaggctgtttttagtatggatcCCTGTAGCCTCTTTTCTCAGCTTGTGCTGgttgttatccccttgatagagTGTGTGCAGATGTGGTGGCTGGTGCCCGGTCCTGGGGTTCTCAGAGGTGGTAGTGGCTCAGACTCACCCTCAGGGCATGCGATGGGAGTGGATGCGACTTGCAACCACTCCTGGAGTCTGGGAGGGTGGTGGCGGGAGCCCATGACCACTCCTGGGATGTGGGAGAGAAGCAGTGGGGGCTTGTGACTGCTCCTGGAGCCCGTGCAGGCAGTGTCTTGCCCTCTGCATGTGTGCCCACAGGGAAAAAGGCTGCAATCTgggtcccacccctccccttgtGCATCCCCCAAACAGTGGTGACTGACCTCTATGACGTCCCAGGCTTCCTCGACATACACCCCCAGCCGTGGTTGTACTGGATTCCAGCACCACTCCCACCCCTGTCTGTCTCCACACAGCCATCCCCAGTTCTCTTCCCAGTTCTGATCTCCAAAGCCCGAGTTCCAGCACCCAGCCCTTGTCAGTTCTGGCAGACATGTGTGTCAGGCTAGGGAGCACAGGGTGGTGGCACTGACCATCTGTGAAGTTCTCCCTCTGCTCTGGCTGCCTCAAACaggttgctgcgctctcctcaaaggctctgaagctccccttcTATCTTGGCTGACCTCCGTGCCggtgagggggcttcccaggttgcaggaacctttcctctttcatagctccctcccaatGTTGCAGGTCCCACCCCGattcctttcttgctttcttttcttcttttttttcttttttcccacccagttatgtggagattttcttgccctttcagcagtctgaggtcttctgccagcgttcagtagatattctgtgagaattgtttcacgtgtagatgtatttttgatgtatttgtgggagaggGTGAACTTCACATCCTGCTACTCCGATATCTTGATCTCTCCCTGTGATCAATTTCTAATCTCGTAGAATTGTGGTCGGAaaagctgcttgatatgatttcaattttcttaaatttaccaaggtttgctttgtggcccagcatgtggtcaatcctggagaatgttctgtgtgcacttgagaagaacgtatattctgctgcttttggatggaatcctctataaatatcagttgagTTCATCTGGTCTTATGTGTCATtcaaggcctgtgtttccttattgattttctgtctggatgatgtgtccattgatgaaagtgggagGTTAAGGGCTTCCactgttactgtgttactgttgatttctccttttatggctgttagtatttgctttatatactgaggtgctcctatgttgggtgcacatataattgttatatcttcttggactgatcattatgtagtgtccttctttgtctctagtaatagtctctttcaaagtctattttgtctcatatgagtattgctactccagctttcttctgatttccatttgcatggagtacctttttctatcccctcgttttcagtctgtatgtgtccctagatctgaagtgtgagtctcttgtagacagcatatatatgggacttgtttttgtatccatttggccagtctgtgtcttctggttgaagcatttaatccatttacatttaaggtaattatcaatatgtatgttcttattgccattttgttaatttttaaaaataaatttatttttatttattttgggctgtgttgggtctttgctgcgcgcgggctttctctagttgcggcgagtgggggctactcttcattgcagtgcacgggcttctcattgcggtggcttctcttgttgcagagcacaggctctagagaacaggctcagtagttgtggcgcgtgggcttagttcctctgcggcatgtgggattttcctggaccagggctcaaacccatgtcccctgcactggtaggcggattcttaaccactgcaccaccagggaagcccttgttaattgttttgaatttgttttttgttttttatttttacgttacgcgggcctctcccattgcgtagcacaggctccagacgcgcaggctcagcggccatggctcacgggcccagccactccgcggcatgtgggatcctcccagactggggcacgaacctgtgtcccctgcatcggcaggcggcctctcaaccactgtgccactagggaagcccttgaatttgtttttgtaggtctttttccttcgcttcctctttgttctcttttcctgtgatttgatgactatcttcagTGTtgagtttggattcctttttcttttttgtgtatgtgtctaGTGTAGAgtagatttttggttttcagTTACCATGGGGTTCTgatatagtagtctgtatataTATGCAAGCTTGCTTTTTAAGTTTCTGGTTTCTTAATTTCCagtgcatttccaatatcctgcatttgtactctcctctctTCATAATTGCTAgttttgatattatatttgtgtgtggatgatttcctacctttattgtatgtttgcctttaccagtgagctttcccattcatcattttcttatttctagttgtggccttttcttttctgcctagagaagttcctttagcatttgttgtaaagctggtttggtggtgctgaattgtcttagcttttgcttgctgtaaagcttttcatttctctgtcaaatctgaatgagagccctgctgggtagagtattcttggttgtaggtttttcccttttattgctttaaaaatatcataccacttcctttctggcctgcagagtttctgctgaaaaatcagctgataaccttatggggattcccttgtatattactTGTTggtttccccttgttgcttttagtattttctctttgtctttaatttttgtcaatttgattaatatgtgtcgaCGTATtcctcctttcccatgttagggaagttttcagctattaactcttcaaatattttctcatgccctttctctctcttctccttctgggacccctataatgcaaatggtgcatttaatgttgttccagaggttcATCTagtgtattttcactgccctaaaaatcctctgctcTATCTGTTCATCCCCCTCTAACTCCTGGCAacctttttactgtttccatagttttgccttttccagaatcatacatttggaatcatatagtatgtagccttttcagattggcttccttcagttagtaatatgcatttaaggttgctccatttctttttgtggcttgatagctcatttctttttggcactgaatgatattccactgCCAGGATGTACCACAGTGCCATTTATCCATTAACGTACTGAAGGGACATgttagttgcttccaagttttggcaattctAAATAAAGCTTGCATCAACATccctgtgcaggtttttgtgtggatataaggtttcagctcctttgggtaaataccaaagagtgtGATTGCTGCATAGGATgggaagagtatgtttagttgtgtaagaaactgcaaaactgtcttccaaagtagctgtgccatttcacattcccaccagcaatgaatgagagtccctgttgctccacatccttgctagcatttggtgttgtcagtgttctggattttggcctttctaataggtgtgcagtggtatctcattgttgttttaatttgtatttccctgattgacatgatgttgagcatcttttcatgtgcttatttaccatctgtgtgtgtgtgtgtgtgtatgtatgtatatgtatgtatatgtatatatatatatatatatatatatatataatttttttgtgagatatttgttaaaatgtttggctcactttttaatcaggttgtttgttttcctattgtttagttttaagaggtttttttttttttaacagtcctttatcagatgtgtgttttacaaatattttctcccagtctctggtttgtcttctaattctcttgatactGTACTTCACAgtacagaattttttaatttcagtgaaatccagcttatcaattatttctctcATGGATTGTGTCTTTGGTGATGTGTCTAAAAAGGCATCCCCACACTCAAGGTCACTAGGTTTCTCCTGttattttctaagagttttatagttttggattttacatttaggtctgtgatccatttggagttaatttttgtgacagGTGTAGGGTCTGTGTTCAGattcatttgtttttggttttggatgTGTacttgttccagtaccatttgttgacaGATTTTCTCTGCTCCATTATagtgcctttgctcctttgtcaacgATCAGCTGACTATATTTATgggggtctgtttctgggctctttattctgttctattgatctattcaACTGTGTGTGTTTCACCAGTACCACGCTTagacatcttttttaaaagtcacagtgGAAGTAAGCCTTGGTTTTGGCTGTGGTAGGATGTCCAGGCAGTTtcttctctctgagcttcagttccaGGAGGAGGTTGGAGCTGAACTCTAGGAACTCCTAACATGCTGCTGTCATGCTTCTCAAACTGCCTGGGGAAGGACTagttttgtttcatcttttgaACTTCCAGTCTGCTGCAGACTTTTCCCTTTGTAGAATACAATAAAATGACTTACTAGGAAATGCAAATGCTCGTGTGCTTGTACGGTCATAGTACTGTCAAATCACTATACAAGGTTCTAAAGTCTCAGTTTCTGAACTTGCTTTGTCACAGACTGCTACGTGGACCGCACTTTGGTTATACTGTCCTGCACAGTGGGTGCAGGTTGGAGAGATGCCTACCTGTCTAGCCAGAGCTTCTTGGGAGAACAGGAGCTCAGCTGGGGTTTGGGAATTGGCTTGTTCCGGGGAATGTGGTTGTCAGGAGGGGCTCTTTCTTATCTCCCATGGGATCAGACCCCTTCATGAGCCCCAGTCTACCCCCGTCCTCTTTTTTCAGCATATTCCTCACAGTGACCCCCTCCCATGTGAAGGCAGAGGGACAACTTGGGGTGGCAGGGGCCCTGAGAAGGGGCCGTAATAGTTGGCCTGGAGGGCCAAGGTTGGAGCAGGGCGTGCTGCTCTGGACGGGTCTGAACGCCATTTCTCAGGGCAGTAGGGAGAAGGGTGTGAGTGGCTGGTGGTGATATTGGCATGGACTCTGGAGCGTGTCTGAGAGTTCCAACTTTAAAACCCTGAGACCATAAGACCTTAGGACACTGGAATCTTCAAATTGTGGAGTCATGGGCTGTTAGAACTGGAAGGGACTGCAGGGGTCACGTTGTCGTCCGAGCTGAGCCGTTCACCTGCTCCTCTTCCCTGGCGCCTGGCTCAGATTGGAGCTACAGGTGTCTGTCCTGCCTTTAGCTTGGAGTCCTTGGGTTGCCACAATATGGGTGAGTAGAGGTTCTTTGGGTGCCCTTGGCTTACTCCAGGTGCCCCGCTCTGTTTGGAAGTTTCAGACACTGTGTGCTCCGTTTGACTGAGAACAACTCCCAGCCCTTGATGACCAAGCTGCAGTGGCTCTTCGCCTTCCTGGAGCACAGCCAGGTGAGCGCAGGGGGAGTCGGGGATGCTGGAGAGGAGGCCCGGTCtgacccctccccttccccacgaCCTGCCTGCATCTGGCTGTGGGCCCCCACTTTCTGGTGTGAGTTGTTGGGCCCCAGTCCAGGCTGGCATGGGTTCACGGCTAAAGCCCAAGGGGCCGATTCAGCGCCCTTACCGGGCAGGCGAGGGAGTGCCTCCTGAGCCCCTCTGTGCTGCGCTGTCCACATCTCTCCCAGCAGTGGTTCAGTCCATTAGGTGTTGCTTTGTTGGTCTGCTGGCATTTTTGAGCACTCATATTGCCTGCCAGGCACCCTGAGGGCTGTCTCTGCCCTCCTGGAACCTAAAGCCCTTGGCCAGGCAGGCattatgccaggccctgtgcggGGGCACAGAGATGCGTCAGCCACAGTCCTGCCTCCACGGAGCGCGTAGTCTGGTGGGGAAGAGGAACCTGCAGATAGCAGCTGCAGTGCTTGAGCAGAGGGAAACGTGAGTGTAGTGCGCGTATTAGGGAGGAAGAGTTGATCATGATGGGCATGGGGGCTCTTGGGAAGACACTGTGGGACAGGTGACACTAACTGCACCTGGGACTTGAACTCTATAGCTAAGCTCCTGACAGGGGAGAAGggtgtttcaggcagagggaatggcaaCGAACAAGGGCCTGGAGTGAAATGTGAGGTGTGTCCGGGAGGAGCAGACTCCCGGAGGATCGTTCACCTCCGTGACCCGACGTCCTGATTACAGGCTGCGTGGCCTTGGTGGGATGAGTCAGGGAAGGGGGAGGACTTCAGTGGGGAGGCTGGAAGTTTGGGGCAGAGAGTCCCCAGGGCCATCCTCAGGCCTAGCATACTGTGGCGCTGGTTGGTGAGTGGCCCTGGCTCCTGGCcctgtctttctccctccttgGTCCTAGCGGCCTGCCATTTCTCCAGAGAACTTTCTATCTGCATCCTGGACACCCTGGTTCAGCCCTGGCACCCAGCAGGACTGCTCGGAGTACCTGAAGTACCTGCTGGATCGGTAAGGGAGGCCAGGCCCTGCACGGGGGCCTCCAGGTCTGGAGAGGGTGCTCGTGGGAAAGCCCCCTCCCCCTGGGCTGTGTTGTCTCTTCCTGGAAACGGGGGCACAGCCCTGCACTTGGGAAAGGCTTGGAGCAGATGTGTGTCGTGAGTGTGGGGACAGGGGCCGAGTGGGAGGGGAGTTTTGGAGATGCTGACATGAGCTGTGACTGGGagggtaagtgtgtgtgtgtacaccatgCTGTGCTTGCCtgagcgtgcatgtgtgtgttttctcatCAGCTCTCTGGGGGCACATGCACGTCTTTTTGTGGCAGGTTTGTGAGCCTCCTGCAGGTAAGTATGTAGCATGTGTGCCTGGCTTATGAGTGCATGTGCACGGATGCCGTTTCGTACACGCATATGTATGTTCCCCGTGCCTTCTCCTGCATGCGTGTAAACACGTGGCCAGCTGAGTAAGGCAGATGCACAGGTCAGGCCAGTGCACTGGGGATGGGTCTGTGTATGGACGAAGGCCCTTTGCTCCCTGCACCAGGCTGCACGAAGAGGAGAAAACGGGGACAAGGATCTGCCAAAAGCTGAAGCAGTCCAGCTCGCCCTCCCCGCCCGAGGAGCCCCCCAGCCCGAGTCCAACCTCGGTGGAGAAGATGTTCGGGGGCAAGATTGTGACTCGGATATGCTGTCTCCGCTGCCTTAACATCTCCACCAGGGAGGAGGCCTTCACGGACCTGTCTCTTGCCTTTCCCCCGCCTGagcgctgccgccgccgccgcctgggCTCAGTGATGCTCCCTGCAGAGGACGTAGGCGCCCAGGACCTCCCTTCGCCATCGCGAGCCCAGGCGCCAAGCAGGGCGGCTCCTCGGAGGCAGAGGAAACACTGCATCACAGGGGACGTTCCCCCCACAGTCCTTAACATTGAAGGCCTGGGCCCCCAGGGCCCCGGGGGGCAGAGCAGTCAGGAGGAGGTggcaaaggaggaggaagaggaggaggagaaggcggagaaggtggaaaaggaggagaaagtggAGAAGGAGGCcgagaaggagaaggaggccgAGAAGGAGGCcgagaaggagaaggaggccgAGAAGGAGGAGGACGGCCTGAGCCCAGGGACCCTCAGAAATGCTTCCGCCCCATCTGGGGAGGGTTCCCGCTCGGTCCTGGACCTGGTCAACTACTTCCTGTCGCCCGAGAGGCTGACGGCAGAGAACCGCTACCGCTGCGAGTCGTGCGCCTCCCTGCAGGACGCCGAGAAGGTGGTGGAGCTGAGCCAGGGGCCGCGCTACCTCATCCTGACCCTGCTGCGCTTCTCCTTCGACCTGCGCACCATGCGGCGCCGCAAGATCCTGGACGACGTCTCCATCCCCCTGCTGCTGCGGCTGCCGCTGGCCGGGGGCCGGGGCCAGGCCTACGACCTCTGCAGCGTCGTGGTGCACTCCGGGGTGTCCTCGGAGAGCGGCCACTACTACTGCTACGCTCGCGAGGGTGCGGCCCGCCCAGCCCCGAACACGGGAGCGGCTGATGGGCCCGAGCCCGACAACCAGTGGTACTTGTTCAACGACACCCGGGTGTCCTTCTCCTCCTTTGAGTCTGTCAGCAACGTCACCTCCTTCTTCCCCAAGGACACTGCCTACGTGCTCTTTTACCGGCAGCGGCCCCGGGAGGGGCGTGAGGCTGAGCCCGGCTCTCCCCGAGCCCGGGCAGAGCCCACCCTCCACAAAGACTTGATGGAAGCCATTTCCAAAGACAACATCCTTTTCCTGCAGGTGAGCAGCCCCTGGGGGCGGAGGGGCTTCCCAGCACCCACCGGCTCAGACGGTGACGGCGCCTCTCTTGGCGTCTGTTCCTTTTTCCCTTGATCCATTGAGCTGTCACTCAGTGCTGGGGAAGATTGGTGGGCCAGACAGGCGTAGCCCCATACTTCAGAGGAACAGACATGAGGAAGGATCAGTCTTTTATTAAGGTGTCATAAGTGTGCTGGAGGAGGGGCTCTGTGAGTAGTGGATACGAGCGGATGGGGGGACCGCCCAACTCACTGAGCCTCTTCTCTCTGAGCCTTCGGCTCCACTCTGTAGAGTCAAGGGTGGTATCAAAATACTTTGCAGCTGAAACAGCCAGCGTGCGGACCAGCATGAGGGGTGCTGCCGCGGGCAGCCGGTGTGGGCACGTCAGGACCCCTGGCCAGCAGCACCTGCGTGCCGTGGGGACCCTGGCTCTGCTTTTGCGTTTCTGCCGAGCTGTCCAggtggaggcagggctgggcccgTGGTAAGAAGGCGAATCCACGGCTGGCCTCAGTTCAGCAGGAGGAAGAGCTTCCTCGCTGGCAGAGGGTTCCTCGTGCCCTGAGAGGCAGAGGCTGGGCAGCCACTCCAGGAAGCCTGCAGAAGGGTCCCTGGGGGCTATGAGGTGACCTTTGAAGTGCACCTCCTGCTTTCTGGTGCCACGTCAGGCCCTTGTCAGCTGTTCACAGTCCAGTTAGTTAGTAGAAATGAGTTCCTTCCCTTCAGGGGGCtgggaggtttgtttttttttttttgcggtacacgggcctctcactgctgtggcctctcctgttgcggagcacaggctccggacgcgcaggctcagcggctatggctcatgggcccagctgttccgcggcatgtgggatcttcccggaccggggcacgaaccgggatcttcccagaccggggcacgaacccgtgtcccctgcattggcaggcggactctcaaccactgcgccaccagggaagccccactgggaGTTTCTATTcgggggaggaggaagaatgcTTTGGAAGCCTAGATACAGGATGGCTATGGGTCCGTCCCACCCATCCTCCCACTAAGCTGGAATGCCTCTAGGGCAGAAGCTGTGGCTCCTCTGCGCCTGGCCCTGGGGACTGGGGTGATGCTCGGAAGGGCTGGGTGGCATTGGGGGCGTGCAGGGAGAACTGAGGCTGCAGAGCCTGACTGACTGACCGTTAAGCTTCCGGCCCCATCCCCATCTGTATTTCCAGGAGCAGGAGAAGGAGGCGCGGAGCAGGGCGGCCTACATCTCTGCACTCCCCACATCTCCACACTGGGGGAGGGGCTTTGACGAAGACAAAGATGAGGATGAAGGCCCTCCGGGGGGCTGCAGCCCTGCAGGTGGCAGCGGTGGTGACTTCCACAGACTGGTCTTCTAATGGgaaccctcatcccctggccTGCTAAGCACTTGTGAGGGTGCCACAGGCAACCtcagttggggggaggggggacccAGGTCCTGGGCAGAGGTGCTCGGCCAGGTGGGGTCTGAGGGAGGCTGCGCAGGTCCAGTCCTGAAGGCAGGCCCTTCCGAGGGCCAGAGAGGTGGAGCGGGGGGCTCCTGGGCCCCTGCCCTCAGCCCGAAGGGCACACGGAGATTCACTCAGATACGGAGGTGAGACCCAAGCCCCTTAAACCGGGCCTCAGGCCCCGACACTGGGATCAGCCCCGTTAAGACTTACTGACAGACACCCAAGTGTCCTGGTCAGCTTGAAGCAGCTGAGACGGACACTCTCTGGGCCTTGTCCCCTACCCGCTGCAGGCTATCCCGCAGGGCTGAACGTCACAGCGCTGGTGTTTTGCCATCAAGTAGCAGTTCCTTCCCAGCTCCTTTCAGACAATCTTGTTTCTCTGTGGTGTACAAAGCAGAGGCAGAGCCAAGCCCTCGCACAAAGAAGGCGGCTGTGTCACCCCTCTGGCCGCCTCCTGGTTTCTCTGAGGGGCCTGAGGCGACGTCTGTGGGTGCCTACACTGTTTGTTTGTACTTTTTCTGAGAGGCGTGTAGGTGGGACGCAGCCTGGCACAGGACCAGAGACTGCCCTCCCGACACCAAGCAACAACGCACAGAGGGGAGGACAGCCTCAAGCCTCTCTCCTGCCTCAGTGCCTGAGATGCCACCATTTGCATCCCCCTTCTGGTTAAGAGAGAGTGCGTCCTGAGGTTCCTGCAAGTATGTTTGTGTTTCTCACGACATCTGTCCTGAGGGAAGCTGGCTGGCTCAGCGCCTCAGCAGTTGGCCGTCATCATGGGGCCGGTCTGGTGAGGAGCAGATATTGACCTCATTGTGCCCTGACCCTGCTGTACCCCTTCTAAATGGAGAGAAGAGAACCAGGGTCtcaaacaggaataaaaacaggTTCTCTGAAGCCGTTAAAGCCGTCGTTCTTCCCGCCTCAGTCACTGGCTGTGAGGTAGGCTCTAACCCTTGGTTTCTTGCTGTGTCTGGACAGGAAGGAGGGGacaccagcccctgccctgctgaCTTGTGTGCTGCCCCAGGGGAGGCAAGCATGCCCTACACTGAAGTGCTGTGTCACTCAATCAACAGCGAGGACTGGTGGTGGGGATGTGCCCAGATAGataggggtggaggggtgggtgcACAGGCTGGGGGCCACCCTAACAGGATACTGTTAAGGGACTCTGTCAGGTGGGGCTGGAGCTCCTCCAGACCCCAGGAACTCTGGGCTGCTCAGagactgctgctgctaccacatTCCTCCCTTCTTACCTCTGAGAATCTGGGGTGGGCTGGGCTCAGGCCGGGAGGAAAGTAGGCGGCAGCCCTCAGGTTCCAGCCATCTTGGAGCTTGGGACTGCAGTGGCCTGGCCGGGGGCTTCAGGGGCTGCAGGTGGAGGAGTTTTGGCCCAAAAGCCATAGACCCTTGAGACCTCAGGGACCAGCGAAAGTGGGCCGACAGTCGTCTGTCAGAGACAGAGTCATGCTCAGAATTCATCTCTTTGGTCCATTGAGCCTCCTAAGAAAGATGAATTGGCAGATGTTACTACACTTTCCATTTCACGCACCAGGAGTACAGTTTCCGAGGTAAGGAGGATTCACCAAGAAGGGTACCCAGTTATTTCCTGTTCACATGAAAGTGGAGCAGACTGGCACAGCGAGCCGGGATCCCAGTGTGCGTGCATTCCATCCCCAGCCCCTCCGGACGAGACACACTCAGCAGCCCTCCTGGTTGCGTCTAATGGACTTTATTGTTGTCCAGACCCAACACCATAGTAAAAAGGGACCTGCAAGCTCCAGGCCTGTACCATGTGTCACCACAGCGAAAACAGGACCCATGTGAACAcgttcccacccctccccagacctACTCACAGGATAAATACgtgttacaaatttttttttaaaaaagaaaacagaataaattaaTAACTTAAGTGATTAGGCACCAACAgtgatttgaaaaaattaaatgtcaaTTTTAAATGGTAAGAGGGCCAGAAACCTAAGACTGGGCTTCTTCCAGCCCATTTTCTCTTCCCGACAAAGCAACGATTCTGTGGGAAATGATTCTAAATTTCAAGACACATGTAACCAACAAACACATAAGAACACACACCACCAAATATCACGTGACAGCCTGAATCTCCAGGGGGACCCCTCATCAGGCGGCCCACCTGGCCCCAAAGAGCTTGGTGCGTTGCGGACGGAGGGGGCTTTAGAGCTCCTGCGCTCAGCCTCCTTCCCCCACGTTTTGCAGAAGGGCCAGAGGGGGAAGTTCGTGCCAGTTTCCCTCCTGCCTGGCACTCTGTTTCCAGAGCCCTGTCACAGGGGTGTGGGTCAGCTGCAGCTTGCGGCTGAGGCCTTAGCCCTGTGGCAGGTAAATCCCTTGAGAACAGCTGTGCTTCTGTCCTAGGAATGGGACCTATTTGAACGGTTTCGAATGTAGAAGTTACTGAAATCAGTCTAGGGAGGGGACGGGGTTAACTGGCCAGTGCTCTGGGTGCCGCCTATCCCTGGTGATCCAGACCCTCGAGAGAGAAGTTACAGAGCAGGGAGTAGCCACAGACGAGGCCTCAGGGCCCTTCTTCACcaaggtgggaaggagacacaagctcCATGCCACTCCTTGCAGAGGTGGAGCTGGAAGGGGGCAAGAACAGCTGCTTCTCTGAGGAGCACCAAGCAGGACGAGGCCTGTGTGAGCTATGCTGGCTGACTGACAAGGCATCCTGGGATCGCAGTCCTTGCCAGGCCACCAGGAGAGGTGGATTCTGACCCACTGAAGGCCAAAGGACCAGTTTTTTACACTGACCAGACAGGGGAATATTAGACTACTTGGGGCTTTTGAGCCAGTCTCTGCTCTCAACAGgccaattttctcttctcttttgtacTTCCTCCCGTCTCTACTCTCGCCTCCACCCGAAGGGTTTGGGGGTTATAGGAACCAAGAACTGGAGGGAGGCCTCCTTGGTGGTTAGATTTGAACACCTCAGTCTCTCAAGACTCCACCCAGTTTCATTCACAACATGGCACATTCAGAAAATGCTGACATTATTAGGGCACCTTGCGATCAATAGGGGAGGATGCTGGGAACTGAGGGTACCAGTACCTGGGCCCACCTGTAGCCTATGGGGGCACAGGG contains:
- the USP35 gene encoding ubiquitin carboxyl-terminal hydrolase 35 isoform X1, which translates into the protein MDKILEAVVTSSYPASVKQGLVRRVLEAARQPLEREQCLALLALGTRLYVSSADELPRRVGCQLLHVAGRHHPEVFAEFFSARRVLRLLQGGAGPPGARALACVQLGLQLLPEGPSADEVFALLRREVLRTVCERPGPATCAQVARLLARHPRCVPDGPHRLLFCQQLVRCLGRFRCPADGEEGAVEFLEQAQQVSGLLAQLWRAQPAAILPCLKELFAVISCTEEEPPSSALASVVQHLPLELMDGVVRNLSNDDSVTDSQMLTAISRMIDWVSWPLGKNIDKWIIALLKGLAAVKKFSILIEVSLAKIEKVFSKLLYPIVRGAALSVLKYMLLTFQHSHEAFHLLLPHIPPMVASLVKEDSNSGTSCLEQLAELVHCMVFRFPGFPDLYEPVMEAIKDLHVPNEDRIKQLLGQDAWTSQKSELAGFYPRLMAKSDTGKIGLINLGNTCYVNSILQALFMASDFRHCVLRLTENNSQPLMTKLQWLFAFLEHSQRPAISPENFLSASWTPWFSPGTQQDCSEYLKYLLDRLHEEEKTGTRICQKLKQSSSPSPPEEPPSPSPTSVEKMFGGKIVTRICCLRCLNISTREEAFTDLSLAFPPPERCRRRRLGSVMLPAEDVGAQDLPSPSRAQAPSRAAPRRQRKHCITGDVPPTVLNIEGLGPQGPGGQSSQEEVAKEEEEEEEKAEKVEKEEKVEKEAEKEKEAEKEAEKEKEAEKEEDGLSPGTLRNASAPSGEGSRSVLDLVNYFLSPERLTAENRYRCESCASLQDAEKVVELSQGPRYLILTLLRFSFDLRTMRRRKILDDVSIPLLLRLPLAGGRGQAYDLCSVVVHSGVSSESGHYYCYAREGAARPAPNTGAADGPEPDNQWYLFNDTRVSFSSFESVSNVTSFFPKDTAYVLFYRQRPREGREAEPGSPRARAEPTLHKDLMEAISKDNILFLQEQEKEARSRAAYISALPTSPHWGRGFDEDKDEDEGPPGGCSPAGGSGGDFHRLVF
- the USP35 gene encoding ubiquitin carboxyl-terminal hydrolase 35 isoform X2, translating into MDKILEAVVTSSYPASVKQGLVRRVLEAARQPLEREQCLALLALGTRLYVSSADELPRRVGCQLLHVAGRHHPEVFAEFFSARRVLRLLQGGAGPPGARALACVQLGLQLLPEGPSADEVFALLRREVLRTVCERPGPATCAQVARLLARHPRCVPDGPHRLLFCQQLVRCLGRFRCPADGEEGAVEFLEQAQQVSGLLAQLWRAQPAAILPCLKELFAVISCTEEEPPSSALASVVQHLPLELMDGVVRNLSNDDSVTDSQMLTAISRMIDWVSWPLGKNIDKWIIALLKGLAAVKKFSILIEVSLAKIEKVFSKLLYPIVRGAALSVLKYMLLTFQHSHEAFHLLLPHIPPMVASLVKEDSNSGTSCLEQLAELVHCMVFRFPGFPDLYEPVMEAIKDLHVPNEDRIKQLLGQDAWTSQKSELAGFYPRLMAKSDTGKIGLINLGNTCYVNSILQALFMASDFRHCVLRLTENNSQPLMTKLQWLFAFLEHSQRPAISPENFLSASWTPWFSPGTQQDCSEYLKYLLDRLHEEEKTGTRICQKLKQSSSPSPPEEPPSPSPTSVEKMFGGKIVTRICCLRCLNISTREEAFTDLSLAFPPPERCRRRRLGSVMLPAEDVGAQDLPSPSRAQAPSRAAPRRQRKHCITGDVPPTVLNIEGLGPQGPGGQSSQEEVAKEEEEEEEKAEKVEKEEKVEKEAEKEKEAEKEAEKEKEAEKEEDGLSPGTLRNASAPSGEGSRSVLDLVNYFLSPERLTAENRYRCESCASLQDAEKVVELSQGPRYLILTLLRFSFDLRTMRRRKILDDVSIPLLLRLPLAGGRGQAYDLCSVVVHSGVSSESGHYYCYAREGAARPAPNTGAADGPEPDNQWYLFNDTRVSFSSFESVSNVTSFFPKDTAYVLFYRQRPREGREAEPGSPRARAEPTLHKDLMEAISKDNILFLQLPAPSPSVFPGAGEGGAEQGGLHLCTPHISTLGEGL